The following is a genomic window from Methanobacterium aggregans.
GGATTTATTACCCGATTGTCCGGTTAATTCTAAGCATCAATTTGTGTATTATAGAATTCAAATGATGGAGTATGCTTGATAAAAAAATTAAAGGATTTCTTGAAATGTTTTGAGGATTTAAAAAATTGCACTGAATCTTGCAAGTAGTGCATCTATCTTCTCATCCCTGTTCTTGTTCCAGATTATGATATCCGTCCCAACAATGCTTCCTCCCTTGGATTGGGATATCTCCTTCATCTTACTTATTGCCTGATTTCCACCTGTCCAGTTGAATCTCACTCCCTTGGTAACGAATAGGGATATTTTTTTACCCTGAAGTGATTGGATCTGCTCAAGATAAGCCTTCATGGGGCGTGCCAGTGAAAATGCCTGTACAGGAGACCCGAATACCAGTGCATCGTACTTTTCCACATCAGGTACAATTTCAAATTCCATGTCCTTTGAACCCGGATGAACCTCTCCTTTCATAACAACTCTCTCAAGTTCTACTTCATTTCCCTTTTCCTGGAGCCTTTTCTGGAGTTTCTGAGCCACAGAATATGTATGTTCCGTCTGGGAATACACCACGATTCCTATTTTCATGTTGAAATCCTCCTTTTTTTTATTATATCACCTAAAAAATATCATTTTATGTTTAAAACAAATTTAAAGGAATGAACAGCTTCTTTGATTCGGACCATGATCCCAAACTGCTGTTTATTAATATGAAAC
Proteins encoded in this region:
- a CDS encoding flavodoxin family protein; translation: MKIGIVVYSQTEHTYSVAQKLQKRLQEKGNEVELERVVMKGEVHPGSKDMEFEIVPDVEKYDALVFGSPVQAFSLARPMKAYLEQIQSLQGKKISLFVTKGVRFNWTGGNQAISKMKEISQSKGGSIVGTDIIIWNKNRDEKIDALLARFSAIF